One window of the Thermasporomyces composti genome contains the following:
- a CDS encoding MarR family winged helix-turn-helix transcriptional regulator: MARRRPLPFDPIEEAARQWAAHFGPDAALEPMRAVTSLMRVQQIVLRRLDEVLRRHDLTFARYEALVLLSFTRTGALPLGKMGERLQIHPTSVTSIVRRLERDGLVRRLPHPEDGRGVLAEVTPEGRAVVATTTKELVDMRFGLDPLDDESLATIHALLTTIRRDAGDFISREPAS; this comes from the coding sequence ATGGCGAGAAGGAGGCCCCTGCCATTCGACCCGATCGAGGAGGCGGCGCGTCAGTGGGCGGCCCACTTCGGTCCTGACGCCGCGCTCGAACCCATGCGAGCCGTCACCTCGTTGATGCGGGTGCAGCAGATCGTCCTCCGTCGGCTCGACGAGGTGCTGCGGCGCCATGACCTGACGTTCGCGCGCTATGAGGCCCTGGTGCTGCTGTCCTTCACTCGCACCGGCGCGCTGCCCCTGGGCAAGATGGGTGAGCGCCTCCAGATCCACCCCACCTCCGTGACCTCCATCGTTCGACGTCTGGAGCGCGACGGCCTGGTTCGGCGGCTCCCTCATCCGGAGGATGGCCGGGGCGTCCTGGCCGAGGTGACGCCGGAGGGTCGGGCGGTCGTCGCCACGACCACCAAGGAGCTCGTGGACATGCGGTTCGGCCTCGATCCCCTCGATGACGAGAGTCTCGCGACGATCCACGCGCTGTTGACCACGATCCGGCGCGACGCCGGGGACTTCATCTCGCGCGAGCCAGCGTCCTGA
- a CDS encoding phosphatase PAP2 family protein: MEARRQGVHRDEPAGRSAWRLLPLVLFVAVLAIFADLARQGPLLRLDVWVASIWTFQGPYEYPVADAFDRIGQRLVCLPLLLGVAFFLARRLGTIRPLVLAVGATLFLNFVVGVLKLASGRESPRTGGPELFVGDNVLFPSGHTANVVFVYGLTAALLVRYGHVPTRVRRALVVAVGLILVLMIVISVYRHTHWFSDLIAGAMIGGAVLQLSLDIDRGWSGVVRLVRRLSGPAWGVVQWGVAVVRRRVMPASPAHRTVLEPSEADRVSAHQERSLETPTGDPMSSTSKAASPPRSRLPRGRSGESSQREQVAGPHGRP, translated from the coding sequence ATGGAAGCCCGACGCCAGGGGGTTCACCGAGACGAGCCCGCGGGCCGGTCTGCCTGGCGTCTCCTTCCGCTCGTCCTCTTCGTCGCCGTTCTGGCCATCTTCGCTGACCTGGCGCGCCAGGGGCCGCTGCTGCGTCTCGACGTGTGGGTGGCCAGCATCTGGACGTTCCAGGGCCCCTACGAGTACCCGGTGGCGGACGCCTTCGACCGCATCGGGCAGCGTTTGGTCTGCCTCCCGCTCCTCCTCGGGGTCGCGTTCTTCCTGGCTCGCCGCCTCGGGACGATCCGACCGCTGGTGCTCGCCGTCGGCGCGACCTTGTTCCTCAACTTCGTCGTCGGTGTGCTGAAGCTAGCCAGTGGGCGGGAGAGCCCACGCACGGGCGGTCCCGAGCTGTTCGTGGGCGACAACGTGCTCTTCCCGTCAGGCCACACCGCCAACGTCGTCTTCGTCTACGGCCTGACGGCCGCGCTCCTGGTCCGTTACGGCCACGTGCCCACCCGTGTGCGCCGGGCGCTCGTCGTCGCGGTCGGACTGATCCTCGTGCTCATGATCGTCATCTCGGTCTACCGGCACACGCACTGGTTCAGTGACCTGATCGCCGGCGCGATGATCGGTGGCGCGGTGCTCCAGCTCTCGCTGGACATCGATCGCGGGTGGAGTGGCGTGGTCCGCTTGGTGCGCAGGCTGAGTGGCCCCGCGTGGGGGGTCGTCCAATGGGGTGTGGCCGTGGTACGGCGACGCGTGATGCCGGCGTCGCCCGCGCACCGCACGGTTCTCGAGCCTTCTGAGGCCGACCGGGTTTCGGCCCACCAGGAGCGCTCGCTGGAAACACCGACCGGCGACCCGATGTCCTCGACGTCGAAGGCGGCCTCGCCGCCTCGATCGCGCCTGCCCCGCGGCCGGTCCGGTGAGAGCAGCCAGAGGGAGCAGGTGGCGGGCCCGCACGGTCGACCCTAG